The following are from one region of the Actinomyces sp. oral taxon 897 genome:
- the rplL gene encoding 50S ribosomal protein L7/L12: MAKLTTEELIEQFKELTLIELAEFVKAFEETFDVTAAAPVAAVAAAAPGAAAEPEEEKTEFDVVLEKAGDKKIGVIKEVRTLTSLGLKEAKDLVDSAPKAVLEGVNKETAEKAKAQLEGAGATVTLK, from the coding sequence ATGGCGAAGCTGACCACCGAAGAGCTCATTGAGCAGTTCAAGGAGCTCACCCTCATTGAGCTCGCCGAGTTCGTCAAGGCCTTTGAGGAGACCTTCGACGTGACCGCCGCCGCCCCGGTCGCCGCCGTGGCCGCCGCCGCCCCCGGCGCCGCCGCCGAGCCCGAGGAGGAGAAGACCGAGTTCGACGTCGTCCTCGAGAAGGCCGGCGACAAGAAGATCGGCGTCATCAAGGAGGTGCGCACCCTGACCTCCCTGGGCCTGAAGGAGGCCAAGGACCTCGTCGACAGCGCCCCCAAGGCCGTCCTGGAGGGCGTCAACAAGGAGACCGCCGAGAAGGCCAAGGCCCAGCTCGAGGGCGCCGGCGCCACCGTCACCCTCAAGTGA
- the rplJ gene encoding 50S ribosomal protein L10: MARPEKEAAIAALADKFRGSGAVLLTEYRGLSVAQLKALRRSLGENAEYTVVKNTLAAIAARRVGFEAFAQDLKGPSALAFVSGEPVEAAKALRDFAKDNKQLVIKGGLMDGDLLSAEAVDQLASLESREVLLAKAAGAMKASLSKAAYLFAAPATKAVRTVDALREKQETAA, translated from the coding sequence ATGGCACGGCCTGAGAAGGAAGCAGCGATCGCTGCCCTGGCGGACAAGTTCCGCGGGTCCGGCGCCGTCCTGCTGACTGAGTACCGGGGACTGAGCGTGGCCCAGCTCAAGGCGCTGCGTCGTTCCCTCGGTGAGAACGCCGAGTACACCGTGGTGAAGAACACGCTTGCCGCGATCGCCGCCCGCCGCGTCGGGTTCGAGGCCTTCGCCCAGGATCTCAAGGGCCCCAGCGCCCTGGCCTTCGTCTCCGGTGAGCCGGTCGAGGCCGCCAAGGCCCTGCGTGACTTCGCCAAGGACAACAAGCAGCTCGTCATTAAGGGCGGCCTGATGGACGGCGACCTGCTGTCCGCCGAGGCCGTCGACCAGCTTGCCTCTCTGGAGTCCCGCGAGGTGCTGCTCGCCAAGGCTGCGGGTGCCATGAAGGCGTCCCTGTCCAAGGCCGCGTACCTCTTCGCCGCACCGGCCACCAAGGCCGTGCGTACCGTCGACGCCCTGCGCGAGAAGCAGGAGACCGCGGCCTGA
- a CDS encoding prepilin peptidase: MVWMLLSPLLATLWTVVAWWAVRYAQRYTGALPHGVLQRSWPLEVGVAMPVTLLLGTATLVVGTYHRDTAVLVTLPLGLVVFLVPACLTDLACHRLPNLLLGAAAAWGSACAGLLIFMVLTLTNFLEAKARLDRHEAVTHSSFWDRPPGQMLWASGVIIWPAVVIGLLMWLLSSLGTGLGMGDVKLSTLLSAWLCLSSWQAPFVGLALGMVLGGLASLVLVATRRATLRTAVPLGPPLFLGAWLVWAGTGLG, encoded by the coding sequence ATGGTCTGGATGCTCCTCTCCCCCCTCCTGGCCACCCTCTGGACGGTGGTGGCGTGGTGGGCGGTGCGCTACGCGCAGCGCTACACGGGCGCTCTGCCCCACGGCGTCCTCCAGCGCTCCTGGCCGCTGGAGGTCGGGGTGGCCATGCCCGTCACCCTCCTGCTGGGCACCGCCACCCTGGTGGTGGGCACGTACCACAGGGACACCGCCGTCCTGGTCACCCTCCCCCTGGGGCTGGTCGTCTTCCTGGTGCCCGCCTGCCTGACGGACCTGGCCTGCCACCGCCTGCCCAACCTCCTGCTGGGCGCGGCCGCCGCGTGGGGGAGTGCGTGCGCCGGGCTCCTTATCTTCATGGTGCTGACCCTGACGAACTTCCTGGAGGCCAAGGCGCGGCTGGACCGCCACGAGGCCGTGACGCACAGCTCCTTCTGGGACAGGCCTCCGGGCCAGATGCTGTGGGCGAGCGGGGTGATCATATGGCCGGCGGTGGTCATCGGCCTGCTCATGTGGCTCCTGTCGTCCCTGGGCACGGGGCTGGGCATGGGCGACGTCAAGCTCAGCACGCTGCTCTCGGCGTGGCTGTGCCTGAGCTCCTGGCAGGCGCCCTTCGTGGGCCTGGCGCTGGGCATGGTCCTGGGGGGCCTGGCCTCCCTGGTCCTCGTGGCGACGCGACGCGCCACCCTCAGGACCGCGGTCCCGCTGGGCCCGCCCCTGTTCCTGGGGGCCTGGCTGGTGTGGGCCGGGACCGGGCTGGGATGA
- the rplA gene encoding 50S ribosomal protein L1, with the protein MTKRSKAYRAAAEKIQSGILYTPAEAARLAKATSTTKFDSTVDVVLRLGVDPRKADQMVRGTVSLPHGTGKTARVVVFAAGERAEQALAAGADEVGSDDLIARVAAGWTDFDAAVATPDLMGKVGRLGRVLGPRGLMPNPKTGTVTMDVAKAVTDIKGGRIEFRVDRAANLNFVIGKVSFTEAQLVENLQAALEEILRLKPSTSKGRYILKATMTTTMGPGIPMDVTRS; encoded by the coding sequence ATGACCAAGCGCTCTAAGGCCTACCGAGCCGCCGCTGAGAAGATCCAGTCCGGGATCCTCTACACCCCGGCCGAGGCCGCCAGGCTCGCCAAGGCCACGTCCACCACGAAGTTCGACTCCACCGTGGACGTCGTCCTGCGCCTGGGCGTGGACCCCCGTAAGGCCGACCAGATGGTCCGTGGCACCGTGTCCCTGCCGCACGGTACCGGTAAGACCGCCCGCGTCGTGGTCTTCGCCGCCGGTGAGCGGGCCGAGCAGGCCCTCGCCGCGGGCGCCGACGAGGTCGGCAGCGACGACCTCATTGCCAGGGTCGCAGCCGGCTGGACCGACTTCGACGCCGCCGTGGCCACCCCGGACCTCATGGGCAAGGTCGGCCGCCTGGGCCGCGTGCTCGGTCCCCGTGGCCTCATGCCCAACCCCAAGACCGGTACCGTGACCATGGACGTGGCCAAGGCCGTCACCGACATCAAGGGCGGACGCATTGAGTTCCGCGTCGACCGGGCCGCCAACCTGAACTTCGTGATCGGCAAGGTCTCCTTCACCGAGGCCCAGCTCGTGGAGAACCTCCAGGCCGCCCTGGAGGAGATCCTGCGTCTCAAGCCCTCGACATCCAAGGGTCGTTACATCCTCAAGGCCACTATGACCACTACTATGGGTCCTGGCATCCCCATGGACGTCACCAGGTCCTGA